CGATGTACGCGGATTAAATACAAATCCTGCTGTCCAGTGTGTGAGGCAGTTAGcaaagtgtgtgtatatggtggcAAAATTTACAGAATATTCGAGGAATTCAGGGTGAGATTTACTTATAAAAGAAACATGACAAAAAGATTTATAAAAGAAACATGACAAAAAATTGGTTCCATCTACTTTAAGTGACTGTGTACATTATCCAAGGTTGGCTCTTGGAATTTGtttattatattgtattatactCATGTCAAAGCAGTGTTTTTTGTGTGTCTAGCCTGATGGTGAAGATGGGGACATTGGTTATTGATTTATCCTCTATTGCATGAGAGATGTAGGCCTATTGTCAAGTGTAATCTTAACAGTACTCTTCATCAACAAGGGGTCATGTGGGGGTCAGCAGTTGAGATTGCATGAGGTGACATTTCATATAATCTCTTTTTAATTGAAAACAGTATTCAGGTATTACATTGATGCATGCTTCATAGGTTTCTCAAGTATTATGCTTCCTTCCAAATGACAGGAGAACACAAAGTTTAACTTTAGAGAGAATGAAAGTGAGTGTGGTAGAAAATATGTCTAAAGGTGTGTCTAACCTGCTGTTTCAGTTGTCACGCTGTGAGAGATGTCGTTGTGAGCCCAACAGGGAGGTGTACTGTTCCATCTCTGACTGTCCTGCACCACACTGTGTCAACCCTACATATGAGCCCAACCACTGCTGTCCTGTCTGCTACACTGGTGAGTTCACTTCTACAAACACACAACTTTCCAACACAATTAATGGTCTCTACCCTCAGAAACACACAATTTCTTGCACACTAGTTTACATGCTATAATTATAgggtggacatacacacacagagatgtgttcTGTATAATTTGACCTGTACACACAACGCAAATATACAGAATCCATAAGCCTGGTCATACAGTttaagtcgtaagtttacatataccttagccaaatacatttaaactcagtttttcacaattcctgacatttagtcctagtaaaaattatctttcttaggtcagttaggatcaccactttattttaagaatgtgaaatgtcagaataatagtagagagaatgatttatttcagcttttatttctttcatcacattcccaatgggtcagaagtttacatgcactcaattagtatttggtagcattgcctttaaattgtttaacttgggtcaaacgtttcaggtagccttccccaagctacccacaataagttgggtgaattttggcccattcctcctgacagagctggtgtaactgagtcaggtttgtaggcctcgactgctcgcacacgctttttcagttctgcccacaaattttctataggattgaggtcagggctttgtgatggccactccaatacctttactttgttgtccttaagccattttgctacaactttggaagtatgcttagggtcaacttagtgtatgtaaacttctgacccactggaattgtgatacagtgaattataagtgaaataatctgtctgtaaacaattgttggaaatattatgcacaaaatagatatcctaaccgactttccaaaacctTATGCATGATAACAAGAAATGTGTATAGTGGTTGAAaagcaagttttaatgactccaacctaagtgtatgtaaacttccaagttcaactgtatgtatgtaactcaagcatttcgctgcacctgctataacatctgcttaactgtgtatgcgaccaataaacattgatttgatgTCATCCATTAATAATTAGCTTTGACACAGCATGTGATATTGATTATAAAGACAGCTGCAGCTCTTCTTATGTAATGTTTACGATGGCAGTAATTGGCTGCTGCCCCCAGTTGGAGTCTAAGGTCATCAATATCTTCAGTGTTTCTTTAATCACTGCTCCACTGCACTGGTACCATCTGTACTGTGTGTTCAACATGATATGTGCATCATATTCATATCAAGCTCAATTATTATTTAAAGTCAAGCCAAGGAGTTTTGGAAATATTTCAAATATTTAGTCACTGATGTGGGATCCAAGCATCCTTAGATCTAAACTATGGAATTCAGCATTGCACATATTACATAAATGAATTTAGACACTGGATAAAGAGGGATGCAATCAAACAGCTCGATAGTGCTCTGTCCAACACAGGAATAGTAACTAGCCTGGTGGGGTAGTGGGGCATGGGGCCAGCCATCCAACAGCAGGCAGTAAAGGAACAGCTTGTGTGTGTGCCGTATATAGTTCAATCAgtaaatcaatcacatttatttataaagccctttttacatcaacagttatcacaaagtgcttatacagaaacccagtctaaaaccccaaagagcaagcaatgcagatgtagactgaacacaaatataaacacaacatctaAAGTGTtgattccatgtttcatgagctgaaataaaataaaaatataggacaatacacacatcacaacaagaaagacaccacaacactaaataacactacacaacacaacactacataacacaacacaacacgacaaTATCCAGCTACTTCGCAaacccattgaagaggagtgggacaacattccacaggccacaatcaatagcctgatcaactttatgcgaaggagatgtgtcgcgctgcatgaggaaaatggtgctcacaccagatactgaatgtTTTTTTTGATCCACTCTCCCACCTTTTTTtaatgtatctgtgaccaacagatgcatatctgtattcccagtcgtgaaattcatagattagggaccaatgaatttatttcaattgactgatttccttatatgaactgtaactcagtaaaatctttgaaattgttgcatgttgcgtttatatttttgttcagtatatattggcacccttccacttttcttaaataattcccTTTTTCTTCTATAATAAGTTGGATTTTCAACATTGAAGAAGCAATTTTGTTTTTGAAACTTAAGTTTACAATTTTAAttgagaaaataaaaacaaatggcATGCACTCAATTATTAGCACCCGTGagcattttattattattattgttttatttcacctttatttaaccatgtaggccagttgagaacaagttctcatttacaactgcgacctggccaagataaagcaaagcagtgcgacacaaacaacaagacagagttacacatggaataaacaaacgtacaatcaataacacaatagaaaaaatctatatacagtgtgtgcaaatgaggtaagattagggaggtaaggcaataaataggccttaGTGGTGAAGtagttacaatttagcaattaaacactggagtgatagatgtgcagaagatgaatgtgcaagtagagatactggggtgcaaaggagcaaaaaaaataataacaatatggggatgagctagttggatgggctatttacagatgggctatgtataggtgcagtgatctgtgagctgctctgacagctgatgcttaaagttaatgagggagatatgagtctccagcttcagtgatttttgcaattcgttccagtcattggcagcagagaactggaaggaaaggcagccaaaggaggaattggctttgggggtgaccagtgaaatatacctgctggagcgcgtgctacgggtgggtgctgctattgtgaccagtgagctgagataaggcgtggctttacctagcaaagacttatagatgacatatgaagcgagggccagccaacgagagcatacaggtcgccgtggtgggtagtatatggtgctttggtgacaaaacggatggcactgtgatagactgcatccaatttgctgagtagagtgttggaggctattttataaatgacatcgccgaagtcaaggatcggtaggatagtcagttttacaaaggtatgtttggcagcatgagtgaatgatgctttgttgcgaaataggaagccgattctagatttcattttggattggagatgcttaatgtgagtctggaaggagagtttacagtctaaccagacacctaggtatttgtaattgtccacatattctaagtcagaaccgtagtgatgctggacgggcgggcaagtgcgggcagcgatcgattgaagagcatgcatttagttttacttgcatttaagaacagttggaggccaaggaaggagagttgtatggcattgaagcctgcttggaggttagttaacacagtgtccaaagaagggccagaagtatacagaatgatgtcgtctgcgtagaggtggatcagagaatcaccagcagcaagagcgacatcattgatgtatacagagaaaagagtcggcctgagaattgaaccctgtgggacccccatagagactgccagaggtccggacaacaggcccaccgatttgacacactgaactctgtctgagaagtagttggcaaaccaggcgaggcagtcatttgagaaaccaaggccgttgagtctgccgataagaatgtggtgattgacagagtcgaaagccttggccaggtcgatgaatacggctgcacagtattgtcttttatcgatggcggttatgatatcgtttaggatcttgagcgtggctgaggtgcacccatgaccagctcggaaaccagattgcatagcggagaaggaatggtgggattcgaaatggtcgatgatctgtttgttaacttggctttcactTTCTTGCAGCTAATacttggttgcacagcctttggccaagaaacagtgaCTGCTGACAAACGCTTCTTTAAGCCTTCAATTAGCTATTTTCTGCTGGAAGTTTGGCCCACTCTTCAGCTGCAAACTGCTCCAATTCTGCAATGTTTGAGGGGTGCCTTCcaccaactgctgttttcagatctCGCCATATGTTTTAGATGGGAATCAGATCTGAACTCAATGCTGGCCACTCCAGAACAGTCTAGTGTTTATTCTTGAATTATGCCTGGGTGCTTTTTAATCCATGTTTGGGtttgttgtcctgctggaagacctAGAACCTTCGACAGAGACCCAGTTTTTGTACACTGGGTTGTAACATTGGACTGATAATCTGCTGATTTCATGTTGCCTTGCACATGTTCAAGGCCCCCAGTACCAGAGGCAGCAAAGCAATCCCACAACATTATTGAAACTCCCCCATGTTTGACTGTAGAAAGTGTCTTTCTTTGAATGCTTAATTTGGTCATCAGTAAACATAGTGCTGATTTGTATTGTATTGGTCCACAGAACATTTTTCCCAGAATTTTGGCTTGTTTAAGTGGGTTTTTGCAAAGTTGAATAGGCATTTCTTGTGTAgggaattatttaagaaaagtgcaagggtgccaatttatttggccacaactgtatgtCTGCCTTTATGGATGTGTAAGTAACTCTACAAAGTATAGCGTATTGGTGCTGCAAATGACAGTAGGATGATTTTAATAAGACTACAGAAGTTTCTCATTGCAAGGCTGATTAAAAGAGCACATTAGGTACACAATTAACTGTCAAAAATGTATGCAATTCACATTTATGGTGACATCTGATATAACATCGatttattttacatcatttttctGCATCCTGCCTATAGGGCCCAATTGTTTTGTGGGCGACAGAGTGATCTCGGCAGGGGAGCGGGTAGAGATAGACAAGCAGACTGTGTGTTACTGCACCTACCGGGACGGCACCTGGCAGATGCTCCCCCATGCCACCTGCGAGCAGCGCCCGCTGCCGGACCCCGATCTCAACCCCAGCCCCTCTGAGCCCCCCGAGGAAGACGAGACCAAGCAGATGGACAGGGACTTCCGCCCCAGGCTGGACTGGATCCCGTGAGCAGGCAGGAGGGTGGGTGTGAGGGTAATAGTGCGCCAAGGGGAAATGGGGAGATGATGGGGCAGGTTGTTTTCCGTGCCCTGCTGAGTGCAGTCTGCATAGGGCTTAGGGCCAGGGATGACCTACTACACCACATTATACAACCACAATAACATTACTAGCTAGTAGTGTTTGTGCAACATTATATAAAACTTTGCACACAGGGACAATGTATGGTGCACATTCAAGACAATACACAACTATAACatacagtcgtatgaaaaagtttgggcacccctTACAATTTCCATGATTTCGATTTATAAATAATTGGGTGTTTGGATCAGCAATTTCATTTTGATCTATCAAATAACTGATGGACACTAATATTTCAGTAGTGAAATTAGGTTTATTGGATTAACAGAAAATGTGCAATATGCATCAAAACAAAATTAGACAGGTGCATAAATTTGGGCACCCCAATAGAAAAATCACATCAATATTTAGTAGAGCCTCCTTTTGCTAAAATAACAGCCTCTAGACGCTTCCTATAGCCTCTAATGAGTGTCTGGATTCTGGATGAaggtattttggaccattcctccttccAAAACATCTCCAGTTCAGTTAGGTTTAATGGTTGCCGAGCATGGACAGCCCGCTTCAAATcatcccacagattctcaatgatattcaggtctggggactgggatggccattCCAGAACATTGTACTTATTCCTCTGCGTAAATGCCCGGGTAGATTTTGagcagtgttttgggtcgttgtcttgttgaaatATCCAGCCCCAGCGTAACTTCAACTTTGACTGATTCTTCAACATTATTCCCAGAATCTGCTGATATTGAGTGTAATCCATGCGACCCTCAACTTTAACAAGATTCCCAGTACCGGCACTGGCCacacagccccacagcatgatggaacctccaccaaattttactgtgggtagcaagtgtttttcttggaacgctgtgttcttttgccaccATGCACAACGTCCCTTGTTATGACCAAATaactcaatctttgtttcatcagtccacagcaccttattccaaaatgaagcTGGCTTGTCCAAATGTGCATTTGTATACCTCAAGCGACTGTGGCGTGTGTGCAGAGAAGGCTTCTTCCGCATCACTCTCCCATATAGCTTCTCCTTGTGCAAAGTGCGCTGAATTGTTGAACGATGCACAGTGACACCATCTGCAGCAAGATGATGTTGTAGGTCTTTGAGGTGGTCTGTGGGCTGTTTTTGACCGTTCTCACCATCCTTCACCTTTGCCTCAGATATTTTACTTGGCCTGCCACTTCTGGCCTTAACAAGAACCGTGCCTGTGGTCTTACATTTCCTCACAGTGGACACTGACAGCTTACATCTCTGCGATAGCTTTTTGTAGCCTTCCTCTAAACCATAATGTTGAACAATCTTTGTTTTCAGGTAATTTGAGAGTTGTTTTGAGGGCCCCATGTTGCCACTCTTCAGAGGAGTCAAAGAGAACAACTTGCAATTGGCCACCTTAAATACCTTTTCTCATGATTGGATGCACTTGTCTATGAAGTTCAAGGCTTAATGAGCTCACCAAACCAATTGTGTGTTCCAATTAATCAGTGCTAAGTAGTTACAGCTATTCAAATCAACAGAATGACAAGGGTGCCCAAATATTTGCATAGCCTATTTTTCACATCTGATTTCATTTCATACAACTTAATATTGTTACACTAAAAATCTTTGTCTGGACAATACGCCAGTACTCAGCTTTTATTAGAAAATGAATGGCATGCCACTGTGATCATTTTCTGTGACGACAGAGTAAATGATTATGCAGCCTCAGaggggtgcccaaactttttcatTCGACTGTAGTTTGTTGAAATTAATTTGTCTCCATTTTCCTTCACTTGCAGTAGTCTGGTTTTGTCGTCAAAGGGCTGGTGTAAGTGGACACTTAGGGGTAGAGATGGTTGCAACATTCACCCTTTTATTAATCTCAGGTTTACACTAGTGCACATTAACGTTGCTCTGTATATTTCTCTTTGACTACTGTTGTTTCTTTAATAACTTAAAGATATCCATCTCAGAATTGTTCTAATGCTGAAATGGAAATGTTCCTTTTTCTGTATGTAAATTGACTTGTGGTTCTATGAAGTGTAGCTTTGATGGCATATTATCAAATAAACATCAGGAACCgtatgtatcaagcgtctcagatTCAAGTGAcaatttaggatcagttttgcctttagaTTACAATGAATATAAGATTACATGGATAAGGGGCCCTGACCCCAGATCAACACTCCTACAGACGCTTGATACGGACCCAGGTGAATGAATGACAATGTCCCATCCTTATACTTGTTTACATGCAGGCAAGCTCCTACACCAGGGGTaggtaaccctgttcctggagtgccaaAAGTACTGCAGGgttttgttccaactaggcaccacatGACCAATTGatcagtgattgcctaaattcaacacacctggtcttccaggttagttaaatcaaaaacatgaagtggCTGCAGCACTACAGGACCAGGATTGCCTACCCCACCCTACACTTTTCCCTGGACAAGGATTCTATCTGATCTCAGGGCTCTTGGCAAGGTTTCTTACATGATTGCTACTTTTATTTGTCTTGCCTTCGAGGTTACCCACTTGGtcattttgtaaatatatattattttctggTACATGTACCCATCTCATTATTAAATACAATTTGTTTTTGTGCGGGCCTTCTTGTTCTATACTCTTAACAAGGTGGCCCATTCATCATATCCCTCAATGGAAACTTAATTTAGGCTCTTAGATGAGCAACCTCCTGCAATATGGATTTGTATTTTCAGCCGTGAAGATAAATTCTCCAGAAATAATTTACCTCTGCTATCCATAATTTAGTCATCCATTAACATTGACAAGTTGTCAAATATATCCTGACGTGAACCACAATTCACTGGCCCCTTCTGACAATTTTTGGCCTCCCAAATTTCACAGCAGTCTAAgagactgcatctcagtgctagacgcgccactacagaccctggttcaatcacGGGCTGAATCGCAAcaagccgtgatcgggagtcccatagggcagcgcacaatttacCCAGCATCGTAAGGGGAggggttggccggggtaggcagtcattgtaaaatatcaatttattcttaactgacttgcctagataaataaaaggtaaaaagaaaaaaagaatagCTGTGTCAATATTGTTGAATGTGCTCCTGTTCTTACACCCAGTGAGACTAAACAGATGTATACAGCAGATACTGTGTAGTTTGACACTGCGTTGGGATCTTGCAAACAGGACACTGACTTTACAACGGTTTTTATTGAAAACAACAAGCCAGGGTCAAGGATCACGCTATGCTGCCAGCATTTGAAGCAATCCTGGGCCACAGGTCTGCACATTCCTTGGCCACCGGACCTGTGATGGCCGAACCTGTGACACAGAAGACAAATTTAGCCCACAACAAAAATGAGATAAAATAGTGTACAAGATAGCTTTGGCCTTGCTTCAGAGCAGTAACATTTCACTCTTTGCAGACCTGCCACTTACAATGTGAACAAAAACATAGTTATGGAGCTCATGCATCCACAAGAAAACTACAGGCTCAATTTGACTGTATCGTCTTGATTTGAACATCCACACTTTACTTTGGTTGCTGACGAACAACTCACTACCGTTTCCAGGTCAATTCCAATGTTACCTAGAAAATAACCTCACTTGGCATTGTAACATCAAAATATGACATGTAGCAGTGAGATTCTCTACCCATCTCCCCAAGTGAACTTGAAAGGAATGGACAGGTGTGCATACCAAGCCAATGTTTTTAAATCAATGACTGAGTGAGGACATACACACTTCCAGGAGAAAGGTAGAGAATCACACATTATTTCACTATATCTAAATGTATTCAAAGGATGACCACTATCCAGTGAACACAAATGTTTCATCACTGATTGAGATTGGTCAGCCAAAATGAGACTGCCATCTCACCCACAGTGATGATCTTACTATCCCCTTCTTCGACAACTCACCGAGCTACTGACCAGACAAAGCAAGTGCTTTATGAAGGAAAAGAAAATGTACTACTCAAAATCCACATCCAGAATTTGAAAAGCACTCAAAGCCCAGCCAAACATCCTTATGATGAACCTTCATGACTTGGGATGGGGGACCAAAGACTCAAAATCCCAACTCACCTTTCATTTCTCCTTTGACATTCACTATGACCCCCGCATTGTCTTCAAAGTAGAGAAACACACCATCCTTTCGCCGATACGACTTCCGCTGCCGTATCACAACCGCAGGATGCACTGTGGGAAAGAGGAAGACTATCAGAACCCAGCAACCTGACATAACTCACATCGCTACACTGTTGATTTCACCATTCAGTTAAACGGTTGGTCTGGGACTACTACTGTAGTGAAAACTACAAGTCATTTTAAAGGCCAATCAAATTACTATGCCAACCGCCATTAGCAAACCGCCATAATCTCTTGATTAGCTAGTCCCAGTTCATCCCACTCTAGTAATTTAATATATAATGCAGAACACTCACCCTTTTTTCTGAGTTCTGGTTTGCCTTTCTTGACAGTGGCCATGACCATGTCACCCACACCAGCAGCGGGCAGACGGTTCAGACGTCCCTTGATGCCCTTGACAGAGATGATGTACAGGTTCTTGGCACCTGGTGAGAAAGGGGGGAAGATGGTGAATATATGACAGGTTGGAGATGGTTCCACTGCCCAGGCTTGATTCAAGGTACAGATCCTTGTAGGCCATTTCAAGACAAGACAAGGTTGAAATACATGACATGTTCCATCACTGATTGAGACTGCTCAGCCAAAATGAGACTGCCATCTCACCCACAGGGATGATCTTTCTATACCCTTTCTCGACAACTCGCCGAGCTATTGACCAGACAAAGCAAGTGCTTTTTGAAGGGATATAAATATTCTAACAGATCTGAATGTAACATACCTGTGTTGTCAGCGCAGTTTATGACGGCGCCCACTGGGAGACCCAGCGAGATGCGAAACTTCGCCCCAGATGACCCACCACGTCCTAAAGAGAAAAGATTCCAATGAAGTAAACTTGGCATGGTGCAGAGACTGAAAGCACACTGCTTAAATCAAGCAAATATTATCGAAGTTGTTCCATCACGGATTGAGATTGTTCAGTATAGGTGACTGCCATCTCACCCACCAGTGATGATTACTATACCCTTCTTCGACAACTCACCCAGCTACTGACCAGACAAAGTGCTTTTTGAAAGGGGTTCAACTTCACATTTCGTTATTTTCTTTTCAGATTTAAACTACTGCCAAGAACATGCAGCCACAGCACTATGTGGGAGGCATGGTACAAAAGTCACCACACAACCAAACCATAAGGCCTCAAGATTAGAAGTGATTTAACACTGGCTAACATTACTGCTTGCACTACAAAAGGCAGCCCATGTTGACAGTTCTACCCCTTGTCTAATGCACCCAACTAGGGAAGCTTGCAAAGTAATTGGCCAGCTAGCTGTGAGTAGACTGCTGTAAGgtgatagctagctagttagcaattACTTGCATGGCCTGGGAGAAGAGTTGGAGGAAACTAGCTAGCTGACAAGGAAAATAACGTTCGATCACAGATGAAATCAGTGCCTTTGGTTGAATGTTTTGGGGCAAGAGTCCCCCTTTTTAAAAGTCAAAACAATACACCTTGGCTCAACTTGGCTAGCCGGGGAAATCATTGCTTACACTGCACacgtagctacagtagctagtcaGCCTAGGGCTTCAGCCGTGTCCATGATTTGCAGTCATGCCTTGCTTTTAGTCAGAGACGCTATGCTACCACGCACCGACTATAACACTCTCAAATAAGTAGTTTACCTGCCACTCATTTGTTGGACATTGTATTGGAATGGCAACTGTGCTTATACGTGAGACGGATTAGAACATACGCTCACCAATTCATGTATTTTAGCTAACACGACAAAAGCTAATCAGCTAAATGACAGCAAACATGGCTTCCGTAACAAGCGCCTAAAATCATCCCTCTGAATAATGCTCAGTACTTCACATTTTCAAGCCAATATGAATGACAATTATTCATAAAACGTCCATTATCCAAATAACATTATGTTCCTATGTTAGACATTCCGCAAACGGGTAGATGAATGTGGATTTTTCTTAGCAAGTCTCTTACCTCTCTTAGACATTGCTGCAAAGGGGAAGGAGGAAGACGGAAAAAGGAATCATGGGATATAAAGTTCCGCAGACATACCAGAAATTTCACGTCCGGTCGATTAAGCCTATATCGCCCTCTGGTGTTGGCGACAACAGCCTACAGGTGGCGGTCATAAACAACTACCAGAGCGCCTCTGCTTTCAAAATTAAAACAAAGTAAACATTATGCAACTTCATGTGCAATTATTTACTAATTGTCCAGTCATGAATGGCAGAGGTCACACGTGGAACATTGAAGACAGTAAAGAAAAAATGAGGTGAGTGAAAACCAATTGTGTGTATAAACCCTGGGTGACTGACAGGGGACGCTGTATTGAAGCCACCTTGATACTCCTcaattgcaaaaaaatatattttggggagCTATATAAAAGCATTTGTTGATGTCTACATtcgttttttacattttacagacacatattacagacaccttaatgcatactttaaaATTACATTAagtgagctaaacataaaaaaatatataaaacattttactTGAAAACATGTAAATACTTAAATAAATGCAactttgtccttgaaacatttaattgaaatactgtagaattccattcattcctggAGGACTGCGCCTACTAGTGAGTGCCAATATGGCTTCAAAgtctctcaatggccaatacatagaaTTAGCAATCCAGggttaatatacactatatactgctCTGGAAAAAGtaagagaccactgcaaaattatcagtttctctggttttactattgaTAGGTATGCAGTCCAACAGACGTAAATGggtttagcggatgccaggagaatgctaactgcacgaatgcatagtgccaactgtaaagtttggtggagaaggaataatggtctggggctgttccaGTCAACGAAAATCTAAACACTACAGCATATAATTGACgtttagatgattctgtgct
Above is a window of Salmo salar chromosome ssa03, Ssal_v3.1, whole genome shotgun sequence DNA encoding:
- the LOC106601261 gene encoding von Willebrand factor C domain-containing protein 2-like, producing MMNSRALCLYITLLYPIPKTLTEYSTNTDSEYEFGDYRGKWCLDDHGFVYSIGEVYYPSPSACPCTCTEDGPVCIQPQCPRIHPRCTRIKYKSCCPVCEAVSKVCVYGGKIYRIFEEFRLSRCERCRCEPNREVYCSISDCPAPHCVNPTYEPNHCCPVCYTGPNCFVGDRVISAGERVEIDKQTVCYCTYRDGTWQMLPHATCEQRPLPDPDLNPSPSEPPEEDETKQMDRDFRPRLDWIP
- the LOC106601262 gene encoding 60S ribosomal protein L23, whose translation is MSKRGRGGSSGAKFRISLGLPVGAVINCADNTGAKNLYIISVKGIKGRLNRLPAAGVGDMVMATVKKGKPELRKKVHPAVVIRQRKSYRRKDGVFLYFEDNAGVIVNVKGEMKGSAITGPVAKECADLWPRIASNAGSIA